Proteins co-encoded in one Kribbella solani genomic window:
- the pyrF gene encoding orotidine-5'-phosphate decarboxylase has product MSNNKPFGARLRAAMDTRGPLCVGIDPHAHLLDAWDLPDTAEGLAAFTYGVVDALADQVAVFKPQSAFFERFGSAGIAVLEQATIQLREAGALVIIDAKRGDIGTTMAGYASAYLAEKGPLACDALTVSPYLGFGSLQPAIDEARAAGAGLFVLALTSNPEGPQFQSARTTDGPTVAGAVLDGLRELNADTDDLGSFGAVVGATISSTTENLDIHGPLLAPGLGAQGGTPESLTKVFGAAVRNVVPASSREILAAGPNPTALRQAATRTNDAYRTVLGY; this is encoded by the coding sequence ATGAGCAACAACAAACCGTTCGGCGCGCGGCTGCGGGCGGCGATGGACACCCGTGGTCCGCTCTGCGTCGGCATCGACCCGCACGCGCACCTGCTGGACGCCTGGGACCTGCCGGACACGGCCGAGGGCCTCGCCGCCTTCACGTACGGAGTGGTCGACGCGCTTGCCGACCAGGTCGCGGTGTTCAAGCCGCAGTCCGCGTTCTTCGAGCGCTTCGGCTCGGCCGGGATCGCGGTCCTCGAACAGGCCACGATCCAGCTGCGCGAGGCCGGCGCGCTGGTGATCATCGACGCGAAGCGCGGTGACATCGGTACGACGATGGCCGGGTACGCGTCGGCGTACCTGGCGGAGAAGGGCCCGCTCGCCTGCGACGCGCTGACGGTCAGCCCGTACCTCGGCTTCGGTTCGCTGCAACCTGCCATCGACGAGGCCCGCGCGGCGGGCGCCGGGCTGTTCGTACTGGCCCTCACGTCGAACCCCGAGGGCCCGCAGTTCCAGTCCGCCCGCACCACCGACGGCCCCACGGTCGCCGGCGCCGTCCTCGACGGTCTCCGGGAGCTGAACGCCGACACGGACGACCTGGGTTCCTTCGGCGCGGTCGTTGGCGCCACCATCAGTTCGACCACCGAAAACCTGGACATCCACGGCCCATTGCTAGCCCCCGGCCTAGGCGCCCAAGGCGGCACCCCCGAGAGCCTCACCAAGGTCTTCGGCGCCGCCGTCCGCAACGTAGTCCCCGCCAGCTCCCGAGAAATCCTCGCCGCCGGCCCCAACCCCACCGCCCTCCGGCAAGCAGCCACCCGCACCAACGACGCCTACCGCACGGTCCTGGGCTACTGA
- a CDS encoding DUF4037 domain-containing protein, which produces MLTGLGICRRFYEDVVRHAINVPHGAAVLGRGSEVLGYDDAMSTDHNCEARVQLFVPDGVELQPDIPGEFEGRAAYVEMHTVGAYFQQQLGWDVEQEPTAGEWLTFPEQNLLMMTAGAVFHDDIGLQGVRDRLAYYPDDVWHYLMIAAWWRVHPEMNLVGRTGFVGDEVGSALIGAQLVQDLMRLCFLIERTYAPYSKWFGTAFGRLSCGPAIGPLLQAVLRSTTWQEREAALAGAYRAVGELHNQLGITAPVELGVERLWGRPFEVVWGDFPGVLAVGIEDPEVRRLAGRWPVGGIDQVRNVLHRTADRRHLLGLLESR; this is translated from the coding sequence ATGCTCACGGGTCTGGGGATATGTCGGCGCTTCTACGAAGACGTCGTGCGGCACGCCATCAACGTGCCGCACGGCGCAGCAGTCCTGGGCCGAGGCTCAGAGGTGCTCGGGTACGACGACGCCATGTCGACCGATCACAACTGCGAAGCACGCGTGCAGTTGTTCGTACCGGACGGCGTTGAGCTTCAACCCGATATCCCCGGCGAGTTCGAGGGCCGCGCGGCGTACGTCGAGATGCACACGGTCGGCGCGTACTTCCAGCAGCAGCTTGGCTGGGATGTGGAGCAGGAGCCGACCGCGGGGGAGTGGCTGACCTTTCCCGAGCAGAACCTGTTGATGATGACTGCGGGCGCGGTGTTTCACGACGACATCGGGCTGCAGGGCGTACGCGATCGGTTGGCGTACTACCCGGATGACGTCTGGCATTACCTGATGATCGCCGCATGGTGGCGCGTACACCCGGAAATGAACCTCGTCGGGCGCACCGGCTTTGTCGGTGACGAGGTGGGTTCGGCCTTGATCGGTGCTCAGCTCGTGCAGGACCTGATGCGACTGTGCTTTCTGATCGAGCGGACCTACGCGCCGTACTCCAAGTGGTTCGGAACCGCCTTCGGCCGACTGAGCTGTGGTCCCGCGATCGGGCCGCTGCTCCAAGCCGTGCTGCGGTCGACGACCTGGCAGGAGCGCGAGGCAGCGCTCGCCGGGGCGTACCGGGCGGTGGGGGAGTTGCACAACCAGCTGGGGATCACCGCGCCGGTGGAGCTGGGTGTGGAGCGGTTGTGGGGGCGGCCGTTTGAAGTTGTCTGGGGGGACTTTCCGGGTGTGCTGGCGGTCGGCATCGAGGATCCGGAGGTGCGCCGGCTCGCCGGTCGCTGGCCTGTCGGTGGGATCGATCAGGTACGGAACGTCCTGCATCGCACCGCGGACCGGCGTCACCTGCTCGGGCTGCTTGAGTCCCGGTAG
- a CDS encoding LysR family transcriptional regulator, protein MDIRQLRCLVEIVDSGTFTDAGIALGVSQAAVSRNLLALERELGVRLLHRTSRSLTPTAAGVRVLARARHILAELDELVTEATTGHTRLRVGHAWSAFGSHTREFQRRWAAAHAGVELQLIRTNTTTGGLAEGLCDLAVVRTQLELKRFGHVLLTRERRYCAVPADDPLARKRGLALEQLRDRTLVIDRRTGSTTADLWPADARPVIEYTQDVDDWLAAIASGRCVGVTPEATTTQYRRDGVTYRPLRDAPPVDVHLIWPHDDPHPATQSAVRLLAELYRDSSSPSR, encoded by the coding sequence ATGGATATCCGGCAGCTGCGGTGCCTGGTGGAGATCGTGGACTCCGGTACGTTCACCGATGCCGGGATCGCGCTGGGTGTTTCGCAGGCGGCGGTATCGCGCAACTTGCTGGCCCTGGAGCGCGAGCTCGGCGTCCGGCTGCTGCACCGGACAAGCCGATCGCTGACACCGACCGCGGCGGGCGTACGGGTGCTGGCGCGGGCGCGGCACATCCTCGCGGAGCTCGACGAACTGGTCACCGAAGCGACCACCGGTCACACCCGGCTGCGGGTCGGGCACGCGTGGTCGGCGTTCGGCAGTCATACGCGCGAATTCCAGCGGCGGTGGGCGGCCGCGCATGCGGGGGTCGAGCTGCAGCTGATCCGCACCAACACGACGACGGGTGGGCTGGCCGAAGGGTTGTGCGATCTCGCCGTCGTGCGTACGCAGCTCGAGCTGAAACGGTTCGGGCATGTGTTGCTGACGCGCGAGCGGCGGTACTGCGCGGTGCCGGCGGACGATCCACTCGCGCGCAAACGGGGACTGGCACTGGAGCAGCTGCGGGACCGTACGCTCGTGATCGATCGGCGTACGGGGAGCACGACCGCTGACCTTTGGCCGGCGGATGCACGACCGGTGATCGAGTACACGCAGGACGTGGACGACTGGCTGGCGGCGATCGCGTCAGGCCGATGCGTCGGGGTGACCCCGGAGGCGACCACCACCCAGTACCGCCGCGACGGCGTGACCTACCGCCCGCTACGAGACGCGCCACCGGTCGACGTACACCTCATCTGGCCCCACGACGACCCACATCCAGCGACCCAGTCGGCCGTGCGGTTACTCGCGGAGCTCTACCGGGACTCAAGCAGCCCGAGCAGGTGA
- a CDS encoding EamA family transporter codes for MRRNRLAGVAMMLGSGLSTQIGASVAALAFPVIGPAGVVAIRQWVAALVLFAVGRPRVRAITARQWRPVIGLAMVFAVMNLSLYTSIDRVGLGLAVTLEFLGPLSVALLASRRALDLICALAAAPAVILLTRPQATTDYLGIGLGLLAAVCWAFYILLNRTVGRELPGATGSAVAAGLSGLAYVPVGVVVLLHHPPTIAAVSYALVAGLMSSAVPFLLDLLTLRRVPAQFFGVFMSVNPVLAALVGLVVLHQRLELLDWVAILVIVSANAVAISFGRDAADHKPVPVEPCDVLHGAPELAMTPAFGKVSADGEQRASRATK; via the coding sequence GTGAGGCGAAATCGGCTGGCCGGCGTGGCGATGATGCTCGGGAGCGGGCTGTCGACGCAGATAGGCGCGTCCGTCGCGGCGCTGGCGTTCCCGGTGATCGGTCCGGCGGGCGTAGTCGCGATCCGGCAGTGGGTCGCTGCCCTCGTACTGTTCGCGGTCGGCCGTCCGCGAGTCCGAGCGATCACGGCCCGGCAGTGGCGACCGGTGATCGGCCTCGCGATGGTCTTCGCGGTCATGAACCTGTCCCTCTACACCTCCATCGACCGCGTCGGCCTCGGCCTCGCCGTCACGCTCGAGTTTCTCGGACCACTCTCGGTCGCGCTCCTGGCCTCCCGCCGTGCCCTCGACCTGATCTGCGCACTCGCGGCCGCCCCGGCGGTCATCCTCCTGACCCGCCCGCAAGCCACGACCGACTACCTCGGCATCGGCCTCGGCCTGCTCGCCGCGGTCTGCTGGGCGTTCTACATCCTGCTCAACCGTACGGTCGGAAGAGAGTTGCCCGGCGCAACCGGTTCGGCCGTAGCGGCCGGGTTGTCCGGACTCGCGTACGTGCCGGTCGGCGTGGTCGTGTTGCTGCATCACCCGCCGACGATCGCCGCGGTCTCGTACGCGCTGGTGGCCGGCCTGATGTCGTCGGCGGTGCCCTTCCTCCTTGATCTGTTGACGTTGCGCCGCGTACCGGCTCAGTTCTTCGGGGTGTTCATGAGCGTCAACCCCGTACTGGCCGCGCTCGTCGGACTGGTCGTACTGCATCAGCGCCTGGAGCTCCTGGACTGGGTGGCGATCCTGGTGATCGTGTCCGCGAACGCCGTGGCGATCTCCTTCGGACGCGACGCGGCAGATCACAAGCCGGTTCCAGTCGAGCCGTGCGATGTTCTTCACGGCGCGCCGGAGCTCGCGATGACCCCGGCGTTCGGAAAGGTGTCGGCGGACGGGGAGCAACGGGCTTCCCGCGCGACCAAGTGA
- the mihF gene encoding integration host factor, actinobacterial type, translating to MPLPSLTPEQRAAALDKAAAARRERAEIKNRIRHSGASPTEVLHEGQKNDVIGKMRVSQLLQCIPGVGKVRAQQIMERAGISETRRVRGLGSNQIAALEREFAE from the coding sequence GTGCCACTTCCTTCTTTGACTCCGGAGCAGCGAGCGGCGGCTCTGGACAAGGCCGCGGCGGCGCGGCGCGAACGAGCCGAGATCAAGAACCGGATCCGGCACTCGGGGGCGTCCCCGACGGAGGTGCTCCACGAGGGGCAGAAGAACGACGTGATCGGCAAGATGCGGGTCAGCCAGCTGCTGCAGTGCATCCCCGGTGTCGGCAAGGTCCGCGCCCAGCAGATCATGGAGCGGGCCGGGATCTCGGAGACCCGGCGGGTCCGTGGCCTGGGTTCGAACCAGATCGCGGCGCTCGAGCGCGAATTCGCCGAATGA
- the gmk gene encoding guanylate kinase: MTTLPNDPASNGAASNDAGPTGTGAADTGPTGTGARPPARLTVLAGPTAVGKGTVAADIRERFPDIWISVSATTRKPRPNEVHGVHYLFVSDAEFDRMVEAGELLEWAVVHKAARYGTPRQPVLDKLGTGRPALLEIDLQGARQVRETMPEAQFVFLAPPSWDELVRRLVGRGTETAEERERRLETAVLELAAEKEFDVTIVNASVREAADQLVKLIRSPSISGKS; encoded by the coding sequence ATGACCACGCTTCCGAACGATCCTGCTTCGAACGGCGCTGCCTCGAACGACGCCGGCCCGACTGGTACCGGCGCGGCTGATACCGGCCCGACTGGTACCGGCGCGCGGCCGCCGGCCCGGCTGACGGTGCTGGCCGGACCGACCGCGGTCGGCAAGGGTACGGTCGCCGCCGACATCCGGGAGCGGTTCCCGGACATCTGGATCTCGGTGTCGGCCACCACCCGCAAGCCGCGGCCGAACGAAGTACACGGCGTGCACTACCTGTTCGTGTCGGACGCCGAGTTCGACCGGATGGTCGAAGCCGGTGAGTTGCTGGAGTGGGCGGTCGTGCACAAGGCGGCCCGGTACGGTACGCCGCGGCAGCCCGTACTCGACAAGCTCGGCACCGGCCGGCCCGCGCTGCTGGAGATCGACCTGCAGGGCGCGCGGCAGGTCCGGGAGACGATGCCGGAGGCCCAGTTCGTGTTCCTGGCGCCGCCGAGCTGGGACGAGCTGGTCCGGCGGCTGGTCGGCCGCGGCACCGAGACCGCCGAGGAGCGCGAACGCCGGCTCGAGACCGCGGTGCTGGAGCTGGCGGCCGAGAAGGAGTTCGACGTGACGATCGTGAACGCCTCGGTTCGGGAGGCGGCCGATCAGTTGGTAAAGTTGATTCGATCACCCTCCATCTCTGGAAAGAGCTGA
- the rpoZ gene encoding DNA-directed RNA polymerase subunit omega — protein sequence MSGNQPVAIGITSPPIDDLLTRTDSKYKLVLYSAKRARQINAYYSQLGEGLLEYVGPLVETHVQEKPLSIAMREINEGVLTCTDIDPEAEAEAAAAAEKSE from the coding sequence TTGTCTGGCAACCAGCCCGTCGCCATCGGCATCACCTCACCGCCGATCGACGACCTGCTCACCCGCACCGATTCCAAGTACAAGCTGGTGCTGTACTCGGCCAAGCGCGCGCGGCAGATCAACGCCTACTACTCGCAGCTCGGCGAGGGCCTGCTCGAGTACGTCGGACCGCTGGTCGAGACGCACGTCCAGGAGAAGCCGCTGTCGATCGCGATGCGCGAGATCAACGAGGGCGTGCTGACCTGCACCGACATCGACCCCGAGGCCGAGGCGGAAGCCGCCGCGGCCGCCGAGAAGTCCGAGTAA
- the coaBC gene encoding bifunctional phosphopantothenoylcysteine decarboxylase/phosphopantothenate--cysteine ligase CoaBC, giving the protein MPRHKPNVVLGVGGGIAAYKVCDLLRRLTESGHSVRVVPTAAALEFVGAATWAALSGQPVTADPFDHVEEVPHVRIGKAAELVVVAPATANLIAKAAHGLADDLLTNTLLTARCPILFAAAMHTEMWEHPATQANVATLRSRGITVLEPAVGRLTGTDTGRGRLPEPSEIFAISQLMLADEAARAAGQSVADLTGKHVLISAGGTREHLDPVRYLGNSSSGKQGYALARIAAARGAKVTLVAANSELPDPAGVQVVPVTSTRDLYDEITGRAADADAIVMAAAPADFRPADVAEHKIKKTADGSVPAVGLVQNPDILQTISHDRARPGQVIVGFAAETGDAEHSVLDLGRAKLERKGCDLLVVNDVSGGKVFGSDLNEAVILDRSGNALPVPSGSKDALAGVIWNLVTTHWP; this is encoded by the coding sequence GTGCCCAGGCACAAGCCGAATGTCGTCCTCGGCGTCGGCGGCGGGATCGCGGCGTACAAGGTCTGCGATCTGCTCCGGCGGCTGACCGAGTCCGGGCACAGCGTCCGGGTGGTGCCGACCGCGGCCGCGCTGGAGTTCGTCGGCGCGGCGACCTGGGCGGCGCTGTCCGGTCAGCCGGTCACCGCCGACCCGTTCGACCACGTCGAAGAGGTCCCGCACGTCCGGATCGGCAAGGCGGCCGAGCTGGTCGTGGTCGCCCCCGCGACCGCGAACCTGATCGCCAAGGCCGCGCACGGGCTGGCCGACGACCTGCTCACGAACACCCTGCTGACCGCGCGCTGCCCGATCCTGTTCGCGGCCGCGATGCACACCGAGATGTGGGAACACCCGGCCACCCAGGCGAACGTGGCGACCCTGCGGTCCCGCGGCATCACCGTCCTCGAGCCGGCCGTCGGCCGGCTCACCGGCACCGACACCGGCCGCGGCCGGCTGCCGGAGCCGTCGGAGATCTTCGCGATCAGCCAGCTGATGCTCGCCGACGAGGCCGCCCGCGCGGCCGGCCAGTCGGTCGCCGACCTGACCGGCAAGCACGTACTGATCAGCGCCGGCGGCACCCGTGAGCACCTCGACCCGGTCCGCTACCTGGGCAACTCGTCGTCCGGCAAGCAGGGGTACGCGCTGGCCCGGATCGCGGCCGCCCGCGGCGCCAAGGTCACCCTCGTCGCGGCCAACTCCGAGCTGCCCGACCCGGCCGGCGTGCAGGTCGTACCGGTCACCAGCACCCGCGACCTGTACGACGAGATCACCGGCCGCGCCGCCGACGCCGACGCGATCGTGATGGCCGCCGCGCCCGCCGACTTCCGGCCGGCCGACGTCGCGGAGCACAAGATCAAGAAGACCGCCGACGGTTCCGTACCCGCCGTCGGCCTGGTGCAGAACCCGGACATCCTGCAGACCATCTCGCACGACCGCGCCCGCCCCGGCCAGGTCATCGTCGGCTTCGCCGCCGAAACCGGCGACGCCGAGCACTCCGTACTGGACCTCGGCCGCGCCAAACTCGAACGCAAAGGCTGCGACCTCCTCGTCGTCAACGACGTCTCCGGCGGCAAGGTCTTCGGCAGCGACCTCAACGAAGCAGTAATCCTCGACCGCTCCGGCAACGCCCTCCCCGTCCCCTCCGGCAGCAAAGACGCCCTAGCCGGCGTCATCTGGAACCTGGTAACCACCCACTGGCCCTAA
- a CDS encoding IS30 family transposase: MPMRYPYGVRDEFFALVGGGWSVQSAASAVGVSWDTGSLWWRTSGLVEPSLRQNRAGGLPGSVPAAVPGGVAGGVAGTRARRPLTSEDRAVIAVLLRQGLSYAGIGEAIGRDKSVIWREVARNRGRDGSYWAPVAHRAAHERRRRPKEFKLAADPGLCARITGWMDTGWSPGLIAAVLRRDHPGDSAQERMARVSHETIYQALYVQTRGQLRQDLHRQLSLRRTARKPRGGDHRQARNPYREAFTISQRPAEATDRAVPGHWEGDLIIGTGNRSAVGTLVERTTRFTILLHLPGQHDADTVAETMITQMRTLPDHLRRSLTWDRGRELAAYRRIQLDLNMPVYFCDPHSPWQRGTNENTNRLLRFWLTKGTDLSTHTAASLDQIATTLNQRPRPTLNLKTPAQALAELLVA, from the coding sequence ATGCCGATGAGGTATCCGTACGGAGTGCGGGATGAGTTTTTCGCGCTGGTGGGTGGTGGGTGGTCGGTGCAGTCAGCGGCGTCGGCGGTCGGCGTGTCGTGGGATACGGGTTCGTTGTGGTGGCGAACATCGGGGCTTGTGGAGCCATCGTTGCGGCAGAACAGAGCTGGTGGGTTGCCGGGCAGCGTGCCGGCAGCAGTCCCGGGTGGGGTCGCGGGTGGGGTCGCGGGGACGCGAGCTCGGCGGCCGTTGACCAGTGAGGACCGGGCGGTGATCGCTGTGCTGTTACGGCAGGGGTTGTCGTATGCCGGGATCGGTGAGGCGATCGGGCGGGACAAGTCGGTGATCTGGCGTGAGGTGGCCCGCAATCGCGGCCGGGACGGGTCCTATTGGGCGCCGGTGGCTCACCGTGCCGCTCATGAGCGGCGGCGCCGGCCCAAGGAGTTCAAGCTGGCCGCCGATCCGGGGCTGTGCGCCCGGATCACCGGCTGGATGGACACCGGCTGGTCCCCGGGCCTGATCGCGGCAGTACTGCGCCGTGATCACCCCGGCGACAGCGCGCAGGAGAGGATGGCTCGTGTGTCGCACGAAACCATCTACCAAGCGCTGTATGTGCAGACCCGCGGCCAGCTGCGACAAGACCTGCACCGGCAGTTGAGCCTGCGCCGCACGGCCCGCAAACCCCGCGGCGGCGACCATCGCCAGGCCCGAAACCCGTACCGGGAAGCGTTCACGATCAGTCAACGCCCCGCCGAGGCCACCGACCGTGCCGTGCCCGGACATTGGGAAGGCGACCTGATCATCGGCACCGGCAACCGCTCCGCGGTCGGCACACTGGTCGAGCGCACCACCCGGTTCACCATCTTGCTGCACCTGCCCGGCCAGCACGACGCCGACACCGTGGCCGAGACCATGATCACCCAGATGCGCACCCTGCCCGACCACCTGCGCCGCTCCCTGACCTGGGACCGCGGACGCGAACTAGCCGCCTACCGGCGCATCCAGCTCGATCTGAACATGCCTGTCTACTTCTGCGACCCCCACTCCCCCTGGCAACGCGGCACCAACGAGAACACCAACCGGCTCCTGCGGTTCTGGCTCACCAAAGGCACAGACCTGTCCACCCACACCGCCGCCAGCCTCGACCAGATCGCCACCACCCTCAACCAACGACCCCGCCCTACACTCAACCTCAAAACCCCAGCCCAAGCACTGGCCGAACTACTCGTTGCTTAG
- a CDS encoding type IV toxin-antitoxin system AbiEi family antitoxin domain-containing protein, translated as MNPRLTLVAERQAGVFSRRQALSSGYTPTQIRARLNDGRWVRIRHGQYAEWADLAAMEPWSRARQEHLRLVHAVVNSRRRSKVAVSHQSALALHGLPLWGLDLGRVHLTRQDVTTSGRIAGVHHHAGELAPADLTQVAGLVTTTAARAAFETACTTSFEAAVVSIDAALHANAVSDEEVYRLLAATEYWPRSATARAAWNFSDARSESVGESRLRVLMANHGLPEPELQVEFHDAHGLVARVDFFFDDFDTVVEFDGKLKYANATAEVLVHEKYREDRLRALGLQVVRSDWTDLSRPDRLLSQLRNAFARAHDAA; from the coding sequence ATGAACCCGAGGCTCACCCTGGTGGCGGAACGGCAGGCTGGTGTTTTCAGCCGCCGGCAAGCCCTCTCCAGTGGCTATACGCCGACGCAGATCCGCGCGCGGCTCAACGACGGTCGATGGGTGCGCATTCGGCACGGCCAGTACGCCGAGTGGGCGGATCTGGCGGCCATGGAGCCGTGGAGCCGAGCCCGGCAGGAGCACCTGCGCCTGGTACACGCAGTCGTCAATTCGAGGCGCCGCAGCAAGGTCGCGGTCAGTCATCAGTCCGCGCTGGCTCTGCACGGCCTGCCTCTGTGGGGCCTCGACCTGGGCCGCGTTCATCTGACCCGGCAGGACGTGACCACAAGCGGGCGGATCGCGGGCGTACACCATCACGCCGGAGAACTGGCGCCCGCTGACCTGACCCAAGTTGCCGGCCTCGTCACGACGACGGCTGCTCGGGCCGCGTTCGAGACTGCGTGTACGACGTCCTTCGAGGCCGCGGTCGTGAGCATCGACGCGGCGCTCCACGCGAACGCCGTCAGCGATGAGGAGGTGTACCGACTGCTTGCCGCAACTGAGTACTGGCCACGCAGCGCGACCGCCCGCGCCGCCTGGAACTTCAGCGATGCCCGGTCGGAGTCGGTCGGAGAATCGAGACTCCGGGTCCTGATGGCCAACCATGGTCTGCCGGAACCGGAGTTGCAGGTCGAGTTCCACGATGCCCACGGGCTCGTCGCCAGGGTGGACTTCTTCTTCGACGATTTCGACACGGTGGTCGAGTTCGACGGGAAGCTGAAGTACGCGAACGCGACCGCGGAGGTGCTGGTCCACGAGAAGTACCGCGAAGACCGGTTGCGCGCACTAGGCCTCCAGGTCGTCCGCTCCGACTGGACGGATCTCAGTCGGCCGGATCGTCTGCTGTCCCAGCTCCGAAACGCATTCGCCCGCGCCCACGACGCGGCCTGA
- a CDS encoding winged helix DNA-binding domain-containing protein — protein MEISWEAVVARRMRRHFLIEPAATPVEAVRAMCGAHAQIAAAGEVSVALRVAGATRATVQQQVMGATTSGQPARGATGGRQVGATTGGRQVGATTGGRQVGATTGGLQAGGVSVVQEAGAGADGQQVDGAPGGLQVGAGVGGLAVGGVGLVKTFGARGTVHLLPVEDLGMWTGALGALPSVSQPQGAIRMSADEIAQVVVAIGEALAEDDLTVDELSAEVIRRTGPWAHEPTFPAFQGEWSRWRQAISVAAHAGVLCHGPMRGRLTTYSNPHRRQPFEPMPAEKALTELLHRYLYAYGPATPQQFARWLKVPATAVKPYFADLPYGRLADQTVWYAPGDGDFSDERAEGVRLLPYFDAYGVGSYPRELLFPGKAFARATARGQAGNYPLLLVDGVVAGVWHQKKAGRTLQFTVEALSPLNKRRRGLLEQEVDRLGEILGGTPSLTLGEVTVGAHA, from the coding sequence ATGGAGATCAGCTGGGAGGCCGTGGTTGCGCGGCGGATGCGGCGGCACTTTCTGATCGAGCCCGCGGCGACGCCGGTGGAGGCGGTGCGGGCGATGTGCGGGGCGCATGCGCAGATCGCGGCGGCCGGGGAGGTGTCGGTGGCATTGCGAGTGGCCGGCGCCACGCGAGCAACCGTGCAACAACAGGTGATGGGCGCCACGACGAGCGGGCAGCCAGCGCGTGGCGCGACGGGCGGGCGGCAAGTGGGAGCCACGACTGGCGGGCGGCAAGTGGGAGCCACGACGGGCGGGCGGCAAGTGGGAGCCACGACGGGCGGGCTGCAGGCAGGTGGTGTGTCGGTCGTGCAGGAAGCGGGTGCCGGGGCGGATGGGCAGCAGGTCGATGGTGCGCCGGGTGGGCTGCAGGTGGGTGCCGGGGTGGGTGGGCTGGCGGTGGGTGGGGTGGGGCTGGTGAAGACGTTTGGGGCTCGGGGGACTGTGCATTTGTTGCCGGTTGAGGATTTGGGGATGTGGACGGGGGCGTTGGGGGCGTTGCCATCGGTTTCGCAGCCGCAGGGGGCGATTCGGATGAGTGCGGACGAGATCGCGCAGGTGGTGGTGGCGATCGGCGAGGCACTTGCGGAGGACGATCTGACCGTGGACGAACTGTCCGCGGAGGTGATCCGGCGGACGGGGCCGTGGGCGCACGAACCGACATTTCCCGCGTTCCAGGGGGAGTGGTCGCGCTGGCGGCAGGCGATTTCGGTCGCGGCGCACGCGGGCGTGCTGTGTCACGGACCGATGCGCGGGCGGCTCACCACGTACTCGAATCCGCATCGCCGGCAACCGTTCGAGCCGATGCCGGCCGAGAAGGCGCTGACCGAGCTGCTGCACCGCTACCTCTACGCGTACGGACCCGCGACGCCGCAGCAGTTCGCCCGCTGGCTGAAGGTTCCGGCGACCGCGGTCAAGCCGTACTTCGCGGATCTTCCGTACGGGCGACTCGCGGACCAAACCGTATGGTATGCCCCGGGTGACGGCGATTTTTCGGACGAGCGGGCGGAGGGTGTACGCCTGCTGCCGTACTTCGATGCCTATGGGGTTGGCAGTTACCCGCGGGAGTTGCTCTTTCCCGGGAAGGCGTTCGCCCGTGCGACCGCACGCGGGCAGGCCGGGAACTACCCGCTGCTGCTGGTCGACGGTGTGGTCGCCGGTGTCTGGCATCAGAAGAAGGCCGGGCGCACCCTGCAGTTCACGGTCGAGGCGCTCAGCCCGTTGAACAAGCGTCGCCGTGGGTTGCTCGAGCAGGAGGTGGACCGGCTGGGCGAGATCCTCGGGGGCACGCCGTCGCTGACGCTCGGCGAGGTGACGGTCGGCGCCCACGCCTGA